From the Lysobacterales bacterium genome, one window contains:
- a CDS encoding DUF1311 domain-containing protein, producing the protein MRLHPVLVAMFVATGAIEAASFDCTKATTEVEKLVCADAALSAQDDALAATYRQAASLTTPGDTEPRASQRAWLKQRNACTEAECVANAYRARIAELNDAIGQDLNAEAIAGSYTRRDRNYSDEGEPSEITVRALPDGRVTIEGEALWIGNADTGNVNTGTLEGDHELRAGVVDYRDGDDEWSCVLTLRFGRDSIDIDEPRPTCGGNHVRFGGHYRKSQ; encoded by the coding sequence GTGAGACTGCACCCGGTGCTGGTCGCGATGTTCGTCGCAACAGGCGCGATCGAGGCGGCAAGCTTCGATTGCACCAAGGCGACGACGGAAGTCGAGAAGCTGGTCTGCGCGGACGCTGCGCTGTCGGCGCAGGACGACGCACTTGCGGCGACCTATCGCCAAGCTGCGTCGCTGACGACGCCGGGCGACACTGAGCCGAGGGCGTCGCAACGCGCCTGGTTGAAGCAGCGCAACGCCTGCACCGAGGCCGAGTGCGTGGCGAATGCCTACCGAGCGCGCATCGCCGAACTCAACGATGCGATCGGGCAGGACCTGAACGCGGAGGCCATCGCGGGCAGCTACACCCGTCGCGACCGCAACTACTCCGACGAAGGCGAGCCGTCCGAGATCACCGTGCGTGCCTTGCCCGACGGCCGGGTCACGATCGAAGGCGAAGCGCTGTGGATCGGCAATGCCGACACCGGCAACGTCAATACCGGCACACTCGAAGGCGACCACGAACTGCGCGCCGGCGTCGTCGACTATCGCGATGGCGACGACGAATGGTCCTGCGTGCTGACGTTGCGATTTGGCCGCGACAGCATCGACATCGACGAACCGCGACCCACCTGTGGCGGAAATCACGTCCGCTTCGGTGGTCATTACCGAAAATCGCAGTGA